Proteins encoded by one window of Deltaproteobacteria bacterium:
- a CDS encoding thiamine pyrophosphate-binding protein — MKMTAGHAVAEVLAQLGVRKVIGVVGSCMLEILDGMYGREDIQFLSTRHEQAAALMADGFARIAGRPGVCIATNGPGATNLLTGVANAFHAQSPVLVITGAPMLKDMFRDSAQEIDQQAMFRPVVKWSVQVRKPELAAALTWEAYQRTMTGVPGPVHLDLPRDVLNESVEMPDMGRLFRGDVAVPAPDAEAVTAAAGLLEKARRPVLLAGGGVLWSEASDEVIALSKRLSAPVMSSTGRDDVAPRSYPLYLGTIGRGALPEAQAFFKQADLVLAVGTSLGHLTTFWRPDFFAPGTRLIHVAQDRSNIGRVYPADVGMQADARVAVKALLRAVKRNGAGRVGWLRKAAAVRAAQDKHRNRAARFDGRPIDPRRAHAALRKVLPKDAIISIDAGVGPGYVYEYQTFERPRSLLAPQGLAAIGIGYPVGLGAKLAAPDRPVVTLSGDGSFLYNGAELETAVREHIPTTCIILNNFNYGSERAYQKFYYDERYIGDAIGNPPFDEYARVFGAAGLRVTEPGELEDAFAEALRLGKTQPVLVDVLCTADVFPEPRRKETVKAERLRRT; from the coding sequence ATGAAAATGACCGCGGGACATGCGGTTGCCGAAGTGCTGGCGCAGCTAGGTGTCCGCAAGGTGATCGGCGTCGTGGGTTCGTGCATGCTCGAGATACTCGACGGCATGTACGGCCGGGAGGACATCCAGTTTCTCTCCACGCGCCACGAGCAGGCCGCGGCCCTGATGGCCGACGGGTTTGCGCGCATTGCCGGCCGTCCCGGCGTGTGCATTGCCACCAACGGCCCCGGTGCCACCAACCTCCTGACCGGGGTGGCCAATGCCTTCCACGCCCAGAGTCCGGTGCTGGTCATCACCGGCGCCCCCATGCTCAAGGACATGTTCCGGGATTCGGCCCAGGAGATCGACCAGCAGGCCATGTTCCGGCCGGTGGTCAAGTGGTCGGTGCAGGTGCGCAAGCCCGAGCTGGCGGCGGCACTGACCTGGGAGGCCTACCAGCGCACCATGACGGGAGTGCCCGGGCCGGTGCACCTGGACCTTCCCCGGGACGTGTTGAACGAGAGCGTGGAGATGCCGGACATGGGCCGGCTCTTTCGGGGCGACGTGGCTGTCCCCGCGCCCGACGCCGAAGCCGTGACGGCGGCCGCCGGGTTGCTCGAGAAGGCGCGCCGGCCGGTGCTGTTGGCCGGCGGCGGCGTCCTCTGGTCGGAAGCGAGTGACGAGGTCATTGCGCTGTCCAAACGCCTGAGCGCGCCCGTCATGTCCTCCACCGGGCGGGACGACGTCGCGCCCCGGTCCTATCCCCTGTACTTGGGCACCATCGGCCGGGGGGCGCTGCCCGAGGCCCAGGCCTTCTTCAAGCAGGCCGACCTGGTGCTGGCCGTGGGCACCAGCCTAGGCCACCTCACCACCTTCTGGCGCCCGGACTTCTTCGCTCCCGGAACCAGGCTCATTCACGTGGCCCAGGACCGGAGCAACATCGGCCGGGTCTATCCTGCGGACGTGGGCATGCAGGCCGACGCCCGGGTCGCCGTCAAGGCGCTGCTGCGGGCGGTGAAACGGAACGGCGCGGGCCGCGTGGGCTGGCTCAGGAAGGCCGCCGCCGTGCGCGCCGCGCAGGACAAGCACCGGAACCGTGCGGCCCGCTTCGACGGCCGCCCCATCGACCCGCGCCGGGCCCACGCTGCCCTGCGCAAGGTCCTCCCCAAGGACGCCATCATCTCCATCGACGCCGGCGTCGGCCCGGGCTACGTCTACGAGTACCAGACCTTCGAACGCCCGCGGAGCCTGCTGGCGCCCCAGGGACTCGCCGCCATCGGCATCGGCTACCCTGTGGGCCTCGGCGCCAAGCTCGCCGCCCCGGACCGCCCCGTCGTCACCCTGAGCGGTGACGGCTCCTTCCTCTACAACGGCGCCGAACTGGAGACCGCCGTGCGCGAGCACATCCCCACTACCTGCATCATCCTCAACAACTTCAACTACGGCTCCGAACGCGCCTACCAGAAGTTCTATTACGACGAACGCTACATCGGCGACGCCATCGGCAACCCGCCGTTCGATGAGTATGCCCGCGTCTTCGGCGCGGCGGGTCTGCGGGTCACCGAGCCCGGCGAGCTGGAGGACGCTTTCGCCGAAGCCTTGCGCCTGGGCAAGACCCAGCCGGTCCTGGTGGATGTGCTGTGCACCGCGGATGTGTTCCCCGAGCCGCGACGGAAGGAGACGGTGAAGGCGGAACGGTTGCGAAGGACCTGA
- a CDS encoding NIPSNAP family protein has product MFFELRQYKTKPGKRDAWVKTMEEKIIPFHASNGVVVSGSFTGRDDDDTYVWLRRFDSPEQKEAFAKTIAESDYWKNEVVPDIQAMLDREAMVVTALEATALSVIN; this is encoded by the coding sequence ATGTTTTTCGAGCTGCGCCAGTACAAGACGAAGCCCGGCAAGCGCGACGCCTGGGTCAAGACCATGGAAGAGAAGATCATCCCGTTCCACGCGTCCAACGGCGTGGTTGTCTCCGGCAGCTTCACCGGCCGGGATGACGATGACACCTACGTCTGGCTGCGCCGCTTCGACAGCCCGGAGCAGAAGGAAGCGTTCGCCAAGACCATCGCGGAGAGCGACTACTGGAAGAACGAGGTGGTCCCGGACATCCAGGCGATGCTGGACCGGGAAGCCATGGTGGTGACGGCGCTCGAAGCCACCGCCTTGTCGGTCATAAACTGA
- a CDS encoding TetR/AcrR family transcriptional regulator: MIKQAPKKRRRRNFSRIPRRAQILDIAVDILVERGYRDTTMLAVAQRASASKETLYTWFGDKLGLFEAVIRRNAARMRMAVNGYHDKEVPVESVLTDFGRALAAVLLDEKAVAIDRAAISEACSGPSLAESVAKLGRDPTLRAFAGYLERCRAHGVLQFDDVHDAAETFLVLLLGDAYTRRLLGVIETPSEADINDKAERAVRKFLRLYGVQGNPLA; this comes from the coding sequence ATGATCAAACAGGCTCCGAAAAAGCGTCGAAGAAGGAATTTTTCCCGTATACCTCGCCGTGCGCAGATCCTCGACATCGCGGTCGATATCCTCGTGGAGCGGGGATACCGCGACACCACCATGCTTGCAGTGGCGCAGCGCGCTTCGGCTTCCAAGGAGACGCTGTACACCTGGTTCGGGGACAAGTTGGGGCTGTTCGAGGCAGTGATCCGCCGGAACGCGGCGCGAATGCGCATGGCGGTCAACGGGTATCATGACAAGGAAGTTCCGGTCGAGTCCGTATTGACCGACTTCGGCCGGGCACTGGCGGCAGTGCTTCTCGACGAGAAAGCCGTCGCCATTGACCGGGCTGCGATTTCCGAGGCGTGTTCGGGGCCCTCGTTGGCCGAAAGCGTTGCCAAACTGGGCCGCGATCCCACGTTGCGTGCCTTCGCCGGCTATCTGGAACGGTGCCGGGCTCACGGCGTTCTCCAGTTCGATGACGTGCACGACGCGGCGGAGACCTTTCTCGTGCTCCTCCTTGGAGATGCCTATACACGAAGGTTGCTCGGTGTGATCGAGACACCGTCCGAAGCCGACATCAACGACAAGGCCGAACGAGCCGTGCGGAAGTTCCTCCGGCTCTACGGCGTCCAGGGCAACCCGTTGGCGTAG
- a CDS encoding MmgE/PrpD family protein encodes MDGLADRISEFVVGNDFDRLPPEVVAAAKSAFLDCVGVALAGSDEESARICAAMARQESGAGEATVIGHGFQTSATLAALCNGTSAHALDFDHSYLMGQPTAGLIPAVLTMGETLGATGRDVLAAYVAGFEVVSRLARSIPQLSTHGHWHATSSFGTVGAAACCARLAGLDAGATRNALGIAASMASGMVWNFATMTKPLHSGLAAQNGVLATRLAGQGFTSSPAALEEGKGVFDCFGRGLECDASPFETLGRSFDLTGIGISVKPYPCGGLTHAAVDAVLELRQEGLRPDQVDSIRVGVTSQVFDRIMNALPANGIESKFSMPYILARALVDGALVLDTFTDEAATDPAVRRLAETIVMELDAGLVDTADGARPADVTVRLKDGGELRRRVDHSRGRPEKPMTPAELRQKFDTCAARALDAEQVGQVAELIAGLEGVTSIRGLCELLAGSK; translated from the coding sequence ATGGACGGACTTGCAGACAGGATATCGGAATTCGTCGTCGGCAATGACTTCGACAGGCTGCCGCCGGAGGTCGTGGCGGCCGCCAAGTCGGCGTTCCTGGACTGCGTCGGCGTGGCGCTGGCGGGATCGGACGAGGAGAGCGCGCGGATCTGCGCGGCGATGGCACGACAGGAATCCGGGGCCGGCGAGGCCACGGTCATCGGGCATGGATTTCAGACCTCGGCCACGTTGGCCGCGCTGTGCAATGGCACCTCGGCCCACGCCCTGGACTTCGACCACAGCTATCTCATGGGGCAGCCCACCGCCGGCCTGATCCCAGCGGTGCTCACAATGGGAGAGACGCTGGGGGCTACAGGCCGGGACGTCCTGGCCGCCTATGTGGCGGGCTTCGAGGTGGTGTCGCGTCTGGCCCGCTCCATACCGCAGCTTTCCACCCACGGCCACTGGCACGCCACATCGAGCTTCGGCACGGTGGGCGCCGCGGCCTGCTGCGCGCGATTGGCGGGTCTGGACGCCGGCGCAACGCGCAATGCACTGGGCATCGCCGCTTCCATGGCGTCGGGAATGGTGTGGAACTTCGCCACCATGACCAAGCCGCTGCACTCGGGGCTGGCGGCCCAGAACGGCGTGCTGGCAACGCGTCTGGCCGGGCAAGGCTTCACTTCCAGCCCGGCGGCGCTGGAAGAAGGGAAAGGGGTGTTCGACTGCTTCGGCCGTGGGCTTGAGTGCGACGCGAGCCCGTTCGAGACTCTCGGCCGCAGCTTCGACCTCACCGGCATCGGCATCAGCGTCAAGCCGTATCCCTGCGGCGGCCTGACCCACGCGGCCGTGGACGCCGTGCTGGAACTGCGGCAGGAAGGTCTTCGGCCGGACCAGGTGGATTCAATCCGGGTGGGCGTGACCTCACAGGTGTTCGACCGGATCATGAACGCGTTACCTGCCAACGGCATCGAGTCCAAGTTCAGCATGCCCTACATCCTGGCGAGGGCGCTCGTGGACGGGGCGCTGGTGCTGGACACGTTCACGGACGAGGCCGCGACGGACCCCGCGGTCCGGCGCCTCGCGGAAACCATCGTCATGGAGCTGGATGCCGGCCTCGTGGATACCGCGGACGGCGCCCGTCCCGCCGATGTGACGGTCCGTCTCAAGGACGGCGGCGAGTTGCGCCGCCGCGTGGACCACTCACGGGGTAGGCCCGAAAAGCCCATGACCCCAGCGGAGCTGCGGCAGAAGTTCGATACCTGCGCGGCCAGGGCGCTGGACGCCGAGCAGGTCGGGCAAGTCGCCGAGCTCATCGCCGGCCTGGAGGGTGTGACGAGTATCCGGGGGCTCTGCGAGCTCCTGGCGGGGTCGAAGTGA